A single region of the Salvia miltiorrhiza cultivar Shanhuang (shh) chromosome 8, IMPLAD_Smil_shh, whole genome shotgun sequence genome encodes:
- the LOC130999750 gene encoding pentatricopeptide repeat-containing protein At1g12300, mitochondrial-like encodes MMSRRAAVFAIDVIHGRRFLNRWSQKSGILSPPFSHFSSKAFQPKQPRIDFSCVKELNDAIGLFQKMKSMQPEPSVRMYNSLLSVTVKIEQYSFALYMFDEMLRMGVPVNVYTMTIAVNCCCLLKDIKSGFAVMGLFFKRGYEPNVATFTTLIKGLFLDHKVVEAGKLFNKILRFGICEPNDVMILTMVDGLCKSGNVLPARDLVRRLERSRLRPNVKAYNALLDGLRKSGMVDDALQLLSAMIEKGITPNVVTYSSMIQGLCDLGRREDVKVLVNDMSNSNISLNVVTFSILIDAYCKERKMKEAEDLLEIMRQRNVCPNVVTYTALMEGYCLRGEIDKARQVLDSMVDKRLKPNIVSYNCLLNGYCRKGRIDEAWLHFLEFPCKGLEHDACTYTTMIHGLFSKDRFSEGWKLFKDMEARRVTPNIYTYNTLLDGLCRNGEIDEALSFVHTIEGKGVTPDRVTYGAIINGLCKNGKLDVARDLFNQLPSRGVLPNARIYNMIIGALCHEGSTEEAQCLLTEMQSHGCAPDEVTYNIMTRSFLKKKELSKAIPYLEVMHEKELSADVSTLSMLIDQMQGKTKDDVLLKLMKDVLPKDFVS; translated from the coding sequence ATGATGAGCAGAAGGGCAGCTGTTTTTGCAATCGATGTCATTCATGGAAGACGATTTCTCAATAGATGGTCGCAGAAATCGGGtattctctctcctccattctCTCACTTCTCTTCCAAGGCTTTTCAACCTAAGCAGCCCAGAATCGATTTCAGCTGTGTTAAAGAATTAAATGATGCTATTGGATTGTTTCAAAAAATGAAGAGTATGCAGCCGGAGCCTTCTGTTCGAATGTACAACAGTCTTTTGAGTGTCACTGTAAAGATTGAGCAGTATTCTTTTGCCCTTTATATGTTTGATGAAATGCTTAGGATGGGTGTCCCTGTTAATGTTTACACGATGACTATTGCTGTGAATTGTTGTTGTCTCTTGAAAGATATAAAATCTGGCTTTGCTGTAATGGGTCTATTTTTCAAGAGAGGCTACGAACCAAATGTCGCGACATTCACCACTTTGATTAAAGGGCTGTTTTTAGATCATAAGGTGGTGGAGGCTGGAAAATTGTTCAATAAGATTTTACGTTTCGGAATATGTGAGCCTAATGATGTTATGATTCTGACGATGGTAGATGGGCTTTGTAAATCAGGAAATGTCCTTCCAGCGAGAGATTTAGTTCGTAGATTAGAAAGAAGTAGGTTGAGACCTAATGTCAAGGCTTATAATGCATTACTCGACGGGCTACGCAAATCTGGAATGGTGGATGATGCTCTCCAGCTCCTATCCGCGATGATCGAAAAGGGTATTACACCCAATGTTGTCACGTACAGCTCGATGATTCAGGGGTTGTGCGACCTAGGGAGACGGGAGGATGTTAAGGTTCTAGTGAATGATATGTCCAATTCTAATATTTCTCTCAATGTCGTAACTTTTAGTATATTGATTGATGCATACTGCAAGGAGAGAAAGATGAAAGAGGCTGAAGATTTGTTGGAAATTATGAGGCAACGTAACGTATGCCCTAATGTTGTCACTTATACTGCGCTAATGGAGGGGTATTGTTTGAGAGGAGAAATTGACAAAGCACGACAAGTACTTGATTCCATGGTTGACAAGCGACTTAAGCCTAATATTGTTAGCTACAACTGCTTATTAAATGGATATTGCAGAAAGGGGAGAATAGACGAAGCTTGGCTTCATTTTCTGGAATTTCCTTGTAAAGGTCTGGAGCATGATGCATGTACTTACACAACCATGATACATGGATTGTTTAGTAAAGATAGATTTTCCGAGGGCTGGAAGCTTTTCAAGGATATGGAAGCTCGACGAGTAACTCCTAACATATATACTTATAATACATTGTTGGATGGGCTGTGTAGGAATGGGGAGATTGATGAAGCTCTTTCTTTTGTGCACACGATTGAAGGGAAAGGAGTTACTCCTGATAGAGTAACATATGGGGCTATCATTAATGGATTATGCAAAAATGGGAAACTTGATGTTGCTAGAGATCTTTTCAACCAACTACCTTCTAGAGGTGTGCTACCTAATGCTCgtatatataatatgatcatTGGTGCACTTTGTCATGAAGGTTCTACGGAGGAGGCACAATGTTTGCTTACAGAGATGCAGAGTCATGGTTGTGCACCTGACGAAGTGACATACAACATCATGACGCGAAGTTTCCTAAAG